One region of Culex pipiens pallens isolate TS chromosome 2, TS_CPP_V2, whole genome shotgun sequence genomic DNA includes:
- the LOC120429919 gene encoding adult cuticle protein 1-like, translating into MKCIAAVVMMALAVVAEAGLAPVFYGAAAVAYPGHTTVVQGNQADPKQITELPAITYSAPALTYSYPALQPAYYPYAGLPLTYAAPLPAIAAPAVVYQKEARYLAANRGAVHEAPLAGHTVSQQSLNLEPAAESN; encoded by the exons ATGAAG TGCATCGCAGCTGTAGTCATGATGGCTCTTGCCGTCGTTGCCGAGGCCGGACTTGCCCCCGTGTTCTACGGTGCCGCTGCCGTGGCCTACCCCGGCCACACGACCGTCGTCCAGGGTAACCAAGCCGACCCGAAGCAGATCACGGAGCTGCCCGCGATAACCTACTCCGCCCCGGCCCTTACCTACTCCTATCCGGCTCTGCAGCCAGCGTACTACCCATACGCCGGTCTTCCGCTGACCTATGCCGCCCCACTGCCAGCTATTGCTGCCCCGGCCGTTGTGTACCAGAAGGAGGCTCGCTACCTGGCCGCCAACCGTGGTGCCGTCCACGAAGCGCCCTTGGCCGGACATACCGTGTCCCAGCAGTCGCTGAATCTGGAACCGGCGGCGGAGTCCAACTGA
- the LOC120429920 gene encoding uncharacterized protein LOC120429920: protein MKFIIAVLALALAVAVNGSYLPSVVSYSAAVPAVSSSVWPAYGGLYGKSAVLGGYAGYPGTYGSWPVYGKTWGYQAAPVVTKVVDNGAWNYGGYGYNKYWL, encoded by the coding sequence ATGAAGTTCATCATCGCTGTTCTGGCTCTGGCTCTGGCCGTCGCAGTCAACGGATCCTACCTCCCAAGCGTGGTGTCCTACTCGGCAGCCGTTCCGGCCGTCTCCAGCTCGGTTTGGCCAGCCTACGGAGGTCTGTACGGAAAGTCCGCCGTGCTGGGAGGTTATGCCGGCTACCCGGGAACCTACGGAAGCTGGCCTGTGTACGGCAAGACCTGGGGATATCAGGCGGCGCCGGTTGTGACCAAGGTCGTCGATAACGGCGCGTGGAACTATGGCGGTTATGGATACAACAAGTACTGGCTGTAA
- the LOC120429921 gene encoding uncharacterized protein LOC120429921 — MKFIIAVLALAVAVNGSYLPRVVSYSAAVPAVSSSVWPAYGGLYGKSAVLGGYAGYPGTYGSWPVYGKTWGYQAAPVVTKVVDNGAWNYGGYGYNKYWL, encoded by the coding sequence ATGAAGTTCATCATCGCTGTTCTGGCTCTGGCCGTTGCTGTCAACGGATCCTACCTTCCACGCGTGGTGTCCTACTCTGCGGCTGTTCCGGCCGTCTCCAGCTCGGTTTGGCCAGCCTACGGAGGTCTGTACGGAAAGTCCGCTGTGCTGGGAGGTTATGCCGGCTACCCAGGAACCTACGGAAGCTGGCCAGTGTACGGAAAGACCTGGGGATATCAGGCGGCGCCGGTTGTGACCAAGGTCGTCGACAATGGAGCGTGGAACTATGGCGGTTATGGATACAACAAGTACTGGCTGTAA
- the LOC128093100 gene encoding sodium- and chloride-dependent glycine transporter 2-like codes for MNFIFQFVQIEAIISSVLDVYPRLRTHKRWITLGTCFAMFLLSISCTTHGGMYLLQLMDWYSAAISVILVCIVEVVAVSWIYGVRNYVRDIEFMIGRSIERYWVVSWKIVTPLVLTFIFFTTIVYNTEVTYNGVRYPRWAIILGWASCFASMICIPGYAIYELARTRGTITERVRKSLTANDWGPADILQRTLWKSHVEISYQM; via the exons atgaatttcatttttcagtTCGTGCAAATTGAAGCCATCATCAGTTCGGTTCTCGATGTATACCCGAGGTTGAGGACTCACAAACGTTGGATTACACTAGGAACGTGTTTTGCCATGTTTTTACTTTCGATCTCCTGCACGACACat GGCGGAATGTATTTGCTGCAACTGATGGATTGGTATTCGGCCGCGATCTCGGTGATTTTGGTGTGCATCGTAGAGGTGGTGGCCGTTTCTTGGATTTACGGCGTACGAAACTATGTTCGCGACATCGAGTTCATGATCGGCAGATCGATCGAGCGATACTGGGTTGTGTCGTGGAAAATTGTCACTCCGTTGGTTCTGacgtttatattttttacaactATTGTCTACAACACGGAAGTGACCTACAATGGTGTGCGATACCCAAGGTGGGCGATCATTCTAGGCTGGGCTAGCTGTTTCGCTTCGATGATTTGTATTCCGGGATATGCTATCTACGAGCTGGCTCGGACCAGAGGGACGATCACAGAG AGAGTTCGGAAAAGCCTAACGGCTAACGACTGGGGACCTGCAGATATATTGCAGCGAACGCTCTGGAAGAGCCATGTGGAGATAAGCTATCAAATGTAG